In a single window of the Branchiostoma floridae strain S238N-H82 chromosome 2, Bfl_VNyyK, whole genome shotgun sequence genome:
- the LOC118409959 gene encoding tubulin-specific chaperone A-like, with amino-acid sequence MSASDPRLRQIKIKTGVVKRIGKEKTMYGKEVLKEEERLEKFKSEGKDDHDIRKQEEVLQESKMMIPDCRRRLMTAHEELTKMLEAEADLNETEEFKAAQEVLDDASKQLAEQ; translated from the exons ATGTCTGCTTCCGACCCAAGACTGAGACAGATCAAGATCAAGACTGGTGTCGTCAAAAG AATTGGCAAGGAGAAGACGATGTATGGAAAGGAGGTGCTTAAGGAAGAAGAAAGACTTGAGAAGTTTAAGTCTGAAGGAAAAGATGACCATGACATCAGAAAGCAG GAGGAGGTTTTGCAGGAGTCAAAGATGATGATCCCAGACTGCCGCCGGCGACTGATGACCGCACATGAGGAACTCACAAAAATGCTG GAGGCAGAGGCAGACCTGAATGAGACAGAAGAGTTCAAAGCAGCACAGGAGGTCCTAGATGACGCATCCAAACAGCTTGCAGAACAGTAG
- the LOC118409954 gene encoding N-acetyltransferase 8-like — translation MGVKIRTFRPSDAKTVRKVLIDGLFSNIDPAFFVGVRRPSVIVSVLVLTALMYYWTLSLLYTIAFFVALLCLYYLTLLVAAHLLTMGPLFDDIENVQGNYMKPRRNFWVAEADDGQVVGTIAITLMNLDKPANECADDVAWLRRMAVSEKYRRQGIAKRLVETAIEFCKRNKYRRIELITTEVQLPAKALYERMGFRCVNTWARREYGFVLWTFTLIYDIQQDTIYY, via the coding sequence ATGGGTGTAAAAATTCGGACCTTTCGGCCTTCCGATGCCAAAACGGTCCGTAAAGTCTTGATAGACGGACTCTTCTCCAACATAGATCCCGCTTTTTTCGTGGGCGTGAGGCGCCCCTCTGTGATCGTCTCCGTGCTGGTTTTGACGGCTCTGATGTATTATTGGACATTGTCTCTCTTGTACACCATCGCGTTTTTCGTGGCTCTGTTGTGCCTGTACTATCTAACTCTCCTGGTAGCCGCGCACCTGTTGACCATGGGGCCGCTGTTTGACGACATCGAAAACGTACAGGGCAACTACATGAAGCCCAGACGGAATTTCTGGGTGGCGGAGGCGGATGATGGACAGGTGGTTGGCACGATCGCCATCACCCTCATGAATCTCGACAAGCCAGCCAATGAGTGCGCCGATGACGTTGCCTGGTTACGGAGGATGGCGGTGAGCGAGAAGTACCGGCGGCAGGGTATCGCCAAGCGCCTGGTGGAGACCGCCATCGAGTTCTGCAAGAGGAACAAGTACCGCAGGATAGAGCTGATCACCACTGAGGTTCAGCTTCCCGCCAAGGCGCTGTACGAGAGGATGGGGTTCCGATGCGTCAACACGTGGGCGAGAAGAGAGTACGGCTTCGTGCTGTGGACATTCACGCTCATCTATGACATACAACAGGACACCATCTACTACTGA